The proteins below come from a single Bombus pyrosoma isolate SC7728 linkage group LG10, ASM1482585v1, whole genome shotgun sequence genomic window:
- the LOC122572145 gene encoding acylphosphatase-1-like, which yields MSQLVGVDFEVYGRVQGVFFRKYTQKRGTELGLKGWCMNTHKGTVVGRLEGSKSKVEEMKNWLRYTGSPESAIDKAEFRNEQEISQPTFANFEIKK from the exons ATGTCACAGTTAGTCGGTGTTGATTTTGAAGTTTATGGGAGAGTACAAG gCGTATTCTTTAGAAAG tATACTCAAAAACGTGGGACCGAATTAGGTTTAAAAGGATGGTGTATGAATACCCATAAAGGTACTGTTGTTGGTCGTCTTGAAGGATCGAAAAGCAAAGTGGAAGAAAT GAAAAATTGGCTTCGATATACCGGAAGTCCTGAATCAGCCATAGACAAAGCGGAGTTTCGAAATGAGCAAGAAATATCTCAACCTACATTCGccaatttcgaaattaaaaaatag